In Lolium rigidum isolate FL_2022 chromosome 7, APGP_CSIRO_Lrig_0.1, whole genome shotgun sequence, the DNA window GTGGAAGAAATATGCTGAAATTTACTGTCTAAGGTTTCACATACAGACGCTTCAGTTACAGTATGTAATTAGGTTTGAACAAAGTATGGCACTTGCAGTTCGAGGTTACTCTCCGGTCTCCGCATTTGCAAATCAAACAAAATACAGAGGGAGAATGGCGGCACATTGGTATGTATTTGCAGAGGATAGAGGCTAGAGCAACGTACTTGCTTCGTCTTGAGCTCAATCTTTGCCCCCGCGCGCCCGCCGTTCCTCTGCCCTTTCTATCACCGCCTCTGCATCCCCACATCTGCCAGAAGTGGCGGGGTCAGCGGCACAGGACTGCTGGAATCGGGCTCCAGAAGGTGGGATCTATCGTCTCGACGGGAAAcggttgccgctgcgtcgcccccgccgccggcgcatTGCGGTTGGCCGGTCGGGCTCCGGCGGCCGGTTGGCCGCAGAAGGGACGTTGAGATGGGCCTATTTGTTTGGGCCTGGGCTTCTTAGGCTTAAGGCTGTACACTTGATGTAGGGttgtaaatggtacggataatttccgctccgaatccgcatccgtatccatttttgaggatatggtatgcatttttagcAATCCGCCGGATATGGATGCGGATGCGGATAGTGCTCAAGCGGATATCCGGCGGATacggtagaggatatggtattgatactatccgacggatacggattatccgccattttttgcggattatccgaggtcCTCAATGAGGATAATCCGAGAAAATTATCCCAACCCTAAATATTTAGACAATATAGTTAGTTCATGGGCTAAAATATGTATGCTATTAGCACGCAATTTGCTTTGTTGTACAAACATGTGTGTACATTTAGCTATAGCCTATAATTACAAACATATTATACATAAAAAAGCATACTTCTATTTTTTATTTGTATATTTGCTTAATAATCCGCTTCCGATCCGAGTCCGAtccgaatccgctccatatccataatccgatataatccgcatccgaatcagcatccgaccattatccgctccgatccgaatccgtcataaaaatatggtaaaggatatggtaatagaaatatccgatccgatccgaccCGTTTACATCCCTAACTTGATGCCAGTATTATCTTGATGATACTCCACAAAAATGTGAGTATATTGATTGGGTGACCAGGAGTGGTACATAAGTTTCTCCGAAATGAATGCTTACATCTTTGAATCccctcattttttttttgaaaaaaacagTAGTCGTGAACAGGTTCATCTAATGCAATAAATCCTTACATTTCTTCTCTAGAGGAAATAAATTTGTAGAAACGCTTTGTTATGTTCACAATGTCTATGAGTATACAGTTAACTGTTATGGAGACGGGCACTCGATCACTGGGTTGACAGGTCCACTAATCAATCATGATCTCACATTGCTTTTTGCAAGATACACATAAGCATTCATATAATCATATCAGAGAACCATCGTGTTGCCAGGCAGCAACAGGCTCCATCGATATGGTCAGCTTATGCAGTATTTCAGCTAGGTGCTTTATCCAGAGTTCTCTTCAGATCCAGAAGTTTTGACCAACTTTGGCTGTATCTTCTCTTCTGGTTGCCACCAGCTGtggattcacaagacaagtaatgtGTTACAACGATCTAAAGACATGGAATCCATAGTAGTTGGAGCTGGTCTTCGTACATACATTTCCATACGACAGTAGATTTTTCACACGCCTCTGAGCACGAACTCTGCATGACATCCAGAACACAATCAGTGGGAGGTTTTCTGTCGACAATCAAGGTGACATGCTGAAAACACAAACCTTGGCTGACGCTGCTAATCGTATCGTCTCTTGGATTGATGAGTCGATGTCAATCTCGGTTCCTGGCTTCACGGAGATGACCTACTCTAAAAGTGGAAACGGTAAGGTGTTGAATTAAGTTGAGTATAAGAAGTAATAACAAAATAAAATGCACTGACAGTCCGCAAGCATCGTAACACGTACTGATGGATCATTGTCTCCGATTTCAGGCATCCCACTGTGATCTTTCCTGGAGGAGGACAGCACCGTGATATCAAAGTGATCATCAATCTGCAACAGAGTTACAGAAACACATTAGCTGTTCCGAATGACCAAGTTGAACCAAGTTTCGTTGTTCCTTTGGAACGGGTGAATCAAGTTTCTATCAACGTTGGCATTCAGCAGTTTCCAAATGCACCGTGTTGTCATATTGAACATTGAAGAATCCAAGTGAGCACTCTGATGTACCTTTGTGAGGTAGGGGGTGGAGCAGGAATCGCATATCTTGCCGAACGAAGTGACGACCCGCCCTTTAATTGACATCCCGAActggctgtgctgaaattcagatgaAGATCTCACAGCTATCAATCAGTTGCTCAGATGAAGATCTCACAGCTATCAATCAGTTGCTCACTTAGTACCTACGTACTTGATCTTACTCCCTGCATGTTTTCAACTTTTCATATGGACACGTAAATGTATGCGGCGTCAGTTAACTACCTGCTGGACCAGAAGGTGCACTACGACGTCGGCGTCGCTCTGCCCGTCTTCGATCAGGTCGTCCAGCCGCAGCTGCCGGAGCGTCAGGTCGAACTCACTGCTCCACTCATCTCCTCCGCCGCGAGACGTCCCGACGGAGACCAGGCTCTGCCGCGTGCCGGTTCCCCTCCGGCGGCTCCTCCTGAGGCTCTGGGTAGAAAGCATGAAAGCAGCAGATGGTGTGTGATGAGCAGCTCTGCATTCTAGTTCCGGAAGTAGTATGCCAGTATTCACCTGTGTAACTTGAACTCTCTTCGGTGACTCGGCAGCGTAATCATCTTCGGTTGGAAGCCGCGCGTGAACGGCCAAGCTTCTGCATCTGCCGTGGCTCCAGCTGCTCGGAAGCTGCTTCGTGATCGGATTGGGCAGCAGCCTCAGCGCGGGGCTGCAGGCTCTCTCCATGGCTTCCAGCTGAGAGCTCGGCCAGGTATGCATGCCGTGGCTATTGACAGCCGGGCGTCTTATCCTTTTGCCCCACCCTGCAGGCGTCAGTGATGCTTGGTTTAGGTACGTGACAGTTGCTGAGCCACACCCTGCTCTCCAAGTCGAAGAACGCGACGGCTAGACATCTGGGCCGTGTTTGGCCCGTCCAGCTAGCCGGCCGGTCGGGCTCGACGGCAGGTTTAGGACATCTCCACTCCTGCAATCTATTTGGAACACGAAATAGGTCCGTTTTCGTTAGTTTGGGTTGAAACGTAGACACATACTCGATCGTGTCTTTCCgagtgaatagcataaaaccaccactttgttggtgaaatttaccatctACCACCACTTTACGTTTGCGGGACAAAAAACCACCAGATTTTGCTCAATTTTTTGCGGAATGCGCTAAACGTGAATTGAACGCGAATTGACAGGGCTGAGGTGGCATAATTTGGTGATGTGaactaggtcccacatgtcagctcaattaaaaaaaattaaaatcctAAAAAACTAATGTGGGAAGGTCATCTCCTTCCCCATccgacaaccaccaccaccggcccctGCTCCGCTCTAGCGCCACCGGCCCTGCTCCGCTCGCGCGCCGGCCGTGCTCCGCTCGCGCCGCTGGCCCTGCTCCGCTCGCGCGCCACTGGCCCCTTGCTCCGTAGTCGCGCCCCTCCGGCCGCTGCTACGCGCGCCGCCAGAGCCCTGCTCCGCTCGCGCCGTCGGCCGTGCTCCACTcccgcgcgcacgccgccggcccACCGCTCTCGCTCGCGCGTGCCGGCGGCCCCCGCCTCGCAcgcgcgccgccggccccctGCTCCGCAGTCGCTCGCCGCCGGCCCCTGCTACGCGCgccgccggagcctcgccggagtgCCGTAGTTGGGCGGCAGGGCCTGACCGGAGAAGCGCAGCGGCGGCCTAAGAAGCACGGTCGGATCAGCAGATGATCtctcttttttttaattttccatacttttattttttttaatgttGCTCGACAGGTGGGACCAAGGTCCACGTCGGCGGGTTCACTAATCGTGATGCCACCTCAGCCCCGACTAGTCAAATTCCCTGTCAATTCGCGTTCAATTCGGGTTTAGGGCATTCCGCAAAAAACCGagcaaaatgtggtggttttcTGTCCCGCAAACATAAAGTGGTAGTATACGGTAAATTTCGTCATcaatgtggtggttttatgctattcactcTGTCTTTCCCTTTGGTTGTTTCGGTCGGTTTGCGAGCATTGTGGGCTCATGTGATTAGCTCATTCGCATTCTTCTTTGAGATATCCATAGCGATGATCTCGCTAAGGACCTCATTTTATGTCATGGCGCGGTAGCAGGAGTTTTAACGGATGGCGGTCAATCTTGGTTCCTCATAAGGTAATAGGGCATTGTAGGTAATAGGGCATTGTACAATTTTCTCTTCACCCATTGGTCACCAGCAAACGAGGCACCAAGATCTCTTAGTTACACGGTAAGCGCGGTGAGGCGCCGGTACATGTATTCGGCAGATTCTCCTTCATTCATCACGAAACCATCGGCAGCGGTGTTGACTTCATCGTATTTAGAGCTTTGGGTGCTCTCATTTTCAAGGAATAACTCGTCAAGCCTATCCCAAGCCTCCTTGGCAGTCTTGAGGGTGCGAATGTGATCACGGTCCTTAGGAGACACCGCCAAGTGGATCATGTGGAGGGTAGTGGCGTTGAGTTGGCCGTCCACCACCTCCCTTCTCGAGAGATTGCTTGGGTCGTATGGCTTGAAACCTTCCTTGATGAGCCGTAGATGAGCTGCACACATGAGATTGCATCAAAAATTGTCAATTCTCGAAacttattgttatcaccagaatttgaccggatcagaggtgggccgcgattgaagatgggcttgaaggatatacatggaagaaatgcatgaatcggccttatatgcaaagtttcggctagtttgcccgtgtatctgtaatatagtaggatacgtgtcggttagatagagtttggctcgtgcccggttgggattattcccacgttagaaagtctacggactataaatatgtatctagggtttatgaaataaacaacaatcacgttcaccacaaaccaatctaggcgcatcgccaactcccttgtctcgagggtttcttccgggtaagcatcatgctgcctagatcgcatcttgcgatctaggcgatacacgtttattcgctgttcatgcgttgctcgtgcttgaagccttgttgatggcgagcaacgtagttatcatagatgtgttagggttagcattgtttcatagtatcatatgctttcgtccgtgcaacccttagacgtctagccgtccttacacctatcttaggtgtaagggcggcaccccgcttgatcattatttagtagatccgatccgttatgattgctccacttgttcttcaaggattattttaatatctgcatagttaggccttacaaacgggttgaaggatccagtggcgcgtagggtgtagtttgctagccctagacaggatgttctggggatcaacttcatgttggtttttaggccttgtctagggtcgatttacgatcaccgtgcgtggctgccaggctcaatcacgagtaggatgttctgattatgtggtgaaaaccctaaatcgtagtaggtcgttttagctttattttgatcaagcaggaccaccatctgatcgtacacctcgtacggatcattggtggatcggctccttgagccgattcacaggacaacctgagagccgatcgaggctcgtatttaatgtttacgtgtatgccatgcaggaaactaagcgaggcaaatccaacaccttcccgaccgggtataggtcaggtggcacgcccttgcaccgagcatcggacgtgcgtgccgagtctttgcgggccgtcgctcggagggaccagggccagccgcagatcccgggagcctccggctctcttgtgttgcccgtcgccgctcgccggtgggtttcgaccgcaacacattccggcacgcccggtgggacggtcttcgacatcaaccgcatcgccatctacatccgagatggcggaaggcactccgaccacgtacgaggatctgaccgaggagctcaagaagaagtatgacgaggtcaaagcaatcctcgaagccgacctcatcggctcttttcacagaacccgctcacacggcatcaggtggaaagggttctcacctgaaagtgcgctcgatggagtggacctgtccgccccgtcagaagaacgcaccaggtctctgcgtcatgagattaacttcatggtagctcattcgctgcaccgccattctgagaacctggtgacaagggattaacttgtcaatgcctatggattgtaggctagggtttagttagaagtagagggcaagtagatctcgaaggtttcaaccgaaaagtactcgacgaatatgaaaactagggtttgcgtacaatgattcgatgatcttctcgtccctcgacccccctttatataagtggagccgagggattcgtgctatacaaggattacggagtccgggatggtttctaactcatcccgccgcattacaaataacacttcctattacaactctatcttttccttaaatacatcttggactctcgagtcttcttattcttcgggtagtgggccttc includes these proteins:
- the LOC124678167 gene encoding large ribosomal RNA subunit accumulation protein YCED homolog 2, chloroplastic-like isoform X2; amino-acid sequence: MERACSPALRLLPNPITKQLPSSWSHGRCRSLAVHARLPTEDDYAAESPKRVQVTQSLRRSRRRGTGTRQSLVSVGTSRGGGDEWSSEFDLTLRQLRLDDLIEDGQSDADVVVHLLVQQHSQFGMSIKGRVVTSFGKICDSCSTPYLTKIDDHFDITVLSSSRKDHSGMPEIGDNDPSVISVKPGTEIDIDSSIQETIRLAASAKSSCSEACEKSTVVWKSGGNQKRRYSQSWSKLLDLKRTLDKAPS
- the LOC124678167 gene encoding large ribosomal RNA subunit accumulation protein YCED homolog 2, chloroplastic-like isoform X1, whose translation is MERACSPALRLLPNPITKQLPSSWSHGRCRSLAVHARLPTEDDYAAESPKRVQVTQVNTGILLPELECRAAHHTPSAAFMLSTQSLRRSRRRGTGTRQSLVSVGTSRGGGDEWSSEFDLTLRQLRLDDLIEDGQSDADVVVHLLVQQHSQFGMSIKGRVVTSFGKICDSCSTPYLTKIDDHFDITVLSSSRKDHSGMPEIGDNDPSVISVKPGTEIDIDSSIQETIRLAASAKSSCSEACEKSTVVWKSGGNQKRRYSQSWSKLLDLKRTLDKAPS